The Bacteroidia bacterium genome includes a region encoding these proteins:
- a CDS encoding sigma-70 family RNA polymerase sigma factor — translation MIDHLFRHQYGKMVSILTRIFGLQHLEMIEDAVQDTFIRAMMSWRKQIPDNPEAWLTQAAKNRILDLLRKLNADQKREFKIASGSSSLAINELFLEHEIGDSQLRMIFTACNPVLNPKDQIAFSLKTISGFSSQEIAASLLLKEETVKKRLIRARKAIQKANLSFEIPMGQELSRRLVRVLEVIYLIFNEGFHSNKKNILIREDLCGEALRLCKLVRQNPNTATPDAHALFALLCFHSARLKSKVNEHQEIISLRSQDRSKWYGPLIILGHSAMNQAVETEAFSVYHYEAAIASEHLKAKTYEDTNWDQILIWYEQLQKISPSLFTQLNIAAIHIQRGAFSQAEQYLMRLDPESLEQKAYLYFATYADLLKYQGDPEGALKQLEIAIDLCSNEVEKQYLLKKKNEIS, via the coding sequence ATGATAGACCATCTCTTCCGACATCAGTACGGAAAGATGGTCTCCATTTTAACGAGAATATTTGGATTACAGCATCTGGAGATGATAGAAGATGCTGTCCAGGATACCTTTATCCGGGCCATGATGAGTTGGCGCAAACAAATTCCGGATAATCCGGAGGCCTGGTTGACCCAGGCAGCCAAAAATCGCATCCTGGACCTTTTACGCAAACTAAACGCAGATCAAAAACGTGAGTTCAAGATAGCCAGCGGGAGTTCCAGCCTGGCTATCAATGAACTCTTTTTAGAACACGAAATAGGGGATAGCCAGTTGCGCATGATTTTTACCGCTTGCAATCCTGTCCTAAACCCCAAAGATCAAATCGCTTTCTCGCTCAAAACCATTTCCGGATTCAGTTCTCAAGAGATAGCGGCCTCTTTACTCCTAAAAGAAGAAACCGTAAAGAAACGATTGATCCGAGCCAGAAAAGCCATCCAAAAAGCCAATCTCTCTTTCGAGATCCCTATGGGGCAAGAGTTGTCCCGGCGTCTTGTGCGGGTGCTTGAAGTCATCTACCTCATTTTCAATGAGGGCTTTCACTCCAATAAAAAGAATATCCTCATTCGTGAAGACCTCTGCGGAGAAGCCCTGCGCCTCTGTAAACTCGTTCGCCAAAATCCCAATACCGCTACTCCAGATGCCCATGCACTATTTGCTCTGCTTTGTTTTCACTCTGCCCGTTTGAAAAGTAAAGTAAATGAGCATCAGGAAATCATCAGCCTCCGGTCCCAGGATCGATCCAAATGGTATGGCCCTCTCATCATTTTGGGACATTCTGCCATGAATCAGGCAGTAGAAACAGAGGCTTTCAGTGTTTATCATTATGAAGCAGCAATTGCCAGTGAACATTTGAAGGCCAAGACCTATGAGGATACCAATTGGGACCAAATCCTGATATGGTATGAGCAATTGCAGAAGATATCTCCCTCCCTTTTTACTCAGCTCAATATTGCAGCCATCCATATTCAGAGGGGGGCATTTAGTCAGGCTGAACAATATTTGATGCGCCTCGATCCAGAAAGTCTGGAGCAAAAAGCCTATCTCTACTTTGCAACCTATGCAGATCTTTTGAAGTATCAGGGGGATCCAGAAGGAGCTCTTAAACAGCTCGAAATTGCCATTGATCTCTGTAGTAATGAGGTGGAAAAGCAATATCTACTCAAGAAAAAAAACGAGATCTCCTAA
- a CDS encoding YciI family protein: MKDYMLIFLGADYSEMNLSPEQIQARMGKWFAWNTKMQEQGIVKDGHALHPEMRRVSGPGRTVTDQASAELKELVGGYYVVQAKDFDGAIEVAQDFPDYDLGGTVEIREIMVFDQA, from the coding sequence ATGAAAGACTACATGCTGATATTCCTGGGAGCGGATTATTCCGAAATGAACCTTTCCCCCGAACAAATACAAGCACGAATGGGAAAATGGTTTGCCTGGAATACGAAAATGCAAGAGCAGGGAATCGTAAAAGACGGACATGCCCTACACCCGGAAATGAGAAGAGTAAGTGGACCTGGCAGAACCGTTACAGATCAAGCTTCAGCAGAATTAAAAGAACTGGTTGGCGGCTATTATGTCGTTCAAGCCAAGGATTTTGACGGAGCCATAGAAGTAGCTCAGGATTTTCCGGATTATGACCTGGGAGGAACTGTTGAAATTCGCGAAATCATGGTTTTTGACCAAGCCTAA
- a CDS encoding DinB family protein: MQRILHPLWLIVFLLLGQGLFAQNSLNKAERQKAIAHLKASQKELLKSIKGLSTEQLNFKPNENSWSIAECLEHITVSEKGLFGLSQKTLEGDAKPELRKELKFSDEQVVGLITDRSFKAKASDDLTPKNQFGNSTNTKVEFKKLRKHSIKFVKTSDADMRNHFFDFPFGKVDTYQLIMFMSGHSVRHTDQIKEILADASFPQN, translated from the coding sequence ATGCAAAGAATCCTACACCCTCTTTGGCTAATTGTCTTTCTACTTCTCGGACAAGGCCTATTCGCTCAGAATAGCCTGAACAAAGCTGAAAGACAGAAAGCCATAGCCCATTTAAAGGCTTCCCAAAAAGAACTGCTCAAATCGATCAAGGGCCTATCTACTGAACAGCTCAACTTCAAACCCAATGAAAATTCCTGGTCCATCGCAGAATGTCTGGAGCACATTACTGTTTCAGAAAAAGGCTTGTTTGGGCTGTCCCAAAAGACCCTGGAAGGAGATGCAAAACCTGAGCTGCGAAAAGAATTGAAGTTTTCAGATGAACAGGTAGTGGGACTGATTACCGATCGTTCCTTTAAAGCCAAAGCTTCAGATGATCTGACTCCCAAAAATCAGTTTGGGAATAGCACAAATACAAAAGTGGAATTTAAAAAATTGCGCAAGCATAGCATCAAATTTGTCAAAACCAGTGATGCAGATATGCGCAACCATTTCTTTGATTTTCCCTTTGGCAAGGTAGATACCTATCAGTTGATCATGTTTATGTCGGGTCATTCGGTTCGCCATACAGATCAGATAAAAGAGATTTTGGCTGACGCTTCTTTTCCCCAAAATTAG
- a CDS encoding FCD domain-containing protein, which translates to MNPNTHADHLIEAREILEITAVQMAAERRSSENLRSIQAAQDDFREQRLDQAEALEEDLLFHLEVVAASKNSVLKSLYLKIFPDLFDLFNSRKKQDLNSFFEAIYEHDSIIEHISNQNKVGAAEVMKLHLEKSKN; encoded by the coding sequence ATGAATCCAAATACGCACGCTGATCATCTCATCGAAGCCCGAGAAATTTTGGAAATTACCGCAGTACAAATGGCGGCGGAAAGAAGAAGCTCAGAAAATCTACGGAGTATTCAGGCTGCACAAGATGATTTCCGGGAGCAAAGACTTGATCAGGCAGAAGCCCTTGAGGAGGATTTGCTCTTTCATTTGGAAGTGGTGGCTGCAAGTAAAAATAGTGTACTTAAGTCCCTATATCTTAAGATTTTCCCTGACCTATTTGATTTGTTCAATAGCAGAAAGAAACAGGATCTCAATAGTTTCTTTGAAGCGATTTATGAACATGATAGCATCATTGAACATATTAGCAATCAAAATAAAGTGGGCGCAGCAGAAGTCATGAAACTGCATTTAGAAAAAAGTAAAAACTGA
- a CDS encoding type I phosphomannose isomerase catalytic subunit: protein MRDLKSLAHIPLKQKNNRVWRTYEGGALIDRWKKEASEEDGSFPEEWIMSTISARGKGRPANEGLSILRSPEGEISLKELIDSERELFLGKQLAEKYGTTGVLIKILDSKERLTIQVHPDKKYAREMLGSQFGKTESWYVLGGREIEGEKSAVYMGFKEGVTKESWRELFLNQDIEGMLKCLHRFPVESGDAFMIYGGVPHAIGSACFLLEVQEPTDYTMRVEKITPAGLVISDDLIHQGVGEEKMLDCFHYDPCSYEEALKRWKIIPQVLEKGVGYQLSTIFNETHTDCFGVSKLDLSGRYVHKGNGSFYVAVIYSGKGWIQYDGQEYEYEQGDEIFFSAAMDGVEFNSKIDSTILLCYPPT, encoded by the coding sequence ATGAGAGATTTAAAATCATTAGCTCATATTCCCCTCAAGCAAAAAAACAATAGAGTGTGGCGAACCTATGAAGGAGGAGCTTTAATTGATCGTTGGAAAAAAGAGGCAAGTGAGGAGGATGGGAGTTTTCCGGAAGAATGGATCATGTCTACCATTTCAGCCCGGGGAAAAGGCCGCCCTGCAAATGAAGGTCTCAGCATTTTGCGGAGTCCGGAAGGTGAAATTTCTCTAAAAGAACTGATTGATTCCGAGCGGGAACTCTTTTTAGGGAAGCAGTTAGCAGAAAAGTATGGTACTACCGGAGTCTTGATCAAAATCCTGGATTCAAAAGAGCGACTTACAATTCAAGTACATCCTGATAAGAAGTATGCCCGGGAAATGCTGGGTTCTCAGTTTGGAAAAACAGAATCCTGGTATGTACTGGGAGGGCGTGAAATTGAGGGAGAAAAGAGTGCCGTTTACATGGGCTTTAAAGAAGGAGTAACTAAGGAGAGCTGGAGAGAACTCTTTCTCAATCAGGACATTGAAGGCATGCTCAAATGTCTGCATCGATTTCCGGTGGAGTCAGGTGATGCTTTCATGATATATGGAGGAGTGCCTCATGCCATAGGAAGTGCTTGTTTTTTATTGGAGGTGCAGGAGCCAACAGACTATACTATGCGTGTGGAAAAGATTACACCTGCAGGCTTGGTAATCAGCGATGACCTGATCCATCAGGGAGTAGGTGAGGAGAAGATGTTGGATTGCTTCCATTATGATCCATGTTCGTATGAAGAAGCCCTTAAACGGTGGAAGATCATCCCTCAAGTGCTCGAGAAAGGAGTAGGCTACCAACTCAGTACGATATTTAATGAAACCCATACAGATTGTTTTGGAGTCAGCAAGCTCGATTTGTCAGGCCGCTATGTTCATAAAGGAAATGGCAGTTTTTATGTAGCTGTGATTTACTCAGGCAAAGGATGGATTCAGTATGATGGCCAGGAATATGAATATGAGCAGGGAGACGAAATATTCTTTTCAGCGGCTATGGATGGAGTAGAATTTAATTCCAAAATAGATTCAACGATCCTGCTTTGTTATCCCCCTACTTGA
- a CDS encoding Nramp family divalent metal transporter, translating to MSTIKRKFLQGLLLFLPGIFLLGFNIGTGSVTAMAKAGASYGMSLLWTIVASCLTTYFMINLYSRYTLITGETALQAFRKHIHPGLGIFFIVALTAGVMGSVMGVMGIVADISHIWSRSIIEGGIAPVYFAAFFSAIVYFIFWNGKTQFFERSLAVIVAIMSACFLLNFFILMPPPIEILKGLIPNIPEVSQDQAKGPFLVIASMVGTTVFSGLFIIRTTLVKEAGWELKDQKKQRNDAIFSVSLMFVISASIMAASAGTLHINGLELTNVSQMLELLEPLAGKMAVSIFAFGIIAAGVSSQFPNVLMLPWLLCDYNQTERQMTLPKYRWMVLGISLLGLVVPVFNAPPIFVMIVSQAFNAVILPLTVGAIFYLGNRKDLLGEYQNSFTTNTILLAILLFSIFTSIIGIKGVWESIIQ from the coding sequence ATTTCAACAATAAAGCGTAAGTTTCTTCAAGGACTTTTACTGTTTCTACCTGGTATTTTCCTTTTGGGATTCAACATTGGGACAGGAAGTGTGACAGCAATGGCCAAAGCCGGAGCCAGTTATGGCATGTCCTTGCTTTGGACGATTGTTGCATCCTGTCTGACGACCTACTTCATGATCAATTTGTACAGTAGGTATACCCTGATCACTGGCGAAACAGCTCTTCAGGCTTTTAGAAAACATATACATCCTGGACTTGGGATATTTTTTATTGTGGCACTTACGGCAGGGGTAATGGGTAGTGTGATGGGAGTGATGGGGATAGTTGCAGACATAAGCCACATTTGGTCCCGCTCAATTATTGAAGGAGGGATAGCACCTGTCTATTTTGCAGCATTTTTTTCCGCCATCGTGTATTTCATTTTTTGGAATGGAAAAACACAGTTTTTCGAGCGCTCCCTGGCAGTCATCGTGGCGATTATGTCTGCCTGTTTTTTGCTCAATTTCTTTATCCTGATGCCACCCCCGATAGAAATATTGAAGGGCTTGATTCCCAATATTCCGGAAGTCTCCCAGGACCAGGCAAAAGGCCCTTTTCTGGTAATCGCATCCATGGTCGGAACCACTGTTTTTTCAGGACTTTTCATCATTCGAACTACCCTGGTAAAAGAAGCGGGCTGGGAACTTAAGGATCAGAAAAAACAACGCAATGATGCCATCTTTTCAGTAAGCCTGATGTTTGTAATCAGTGCCTCCATTATGGCAGCCTCAGCTGGAACTTTGCATATCAATGGATTGGAACTGACAAATGTCTCTCAAATGCTGGAATTGCTGGAACCTCTGGCTGGCAAAATGGCTGTTTCGATATTTGCATTTGGCATCATAGCAGCTGGCGTATCCTCTCAATTTCCAAATGTATTAATGTTGCCCTGGTTGCTATGTGATTACAATCAAACAGAGCGACAAATGACCCTGCCCAAATACCGATGGATGGTCTTGGGTATTTCCCTACTGGGTTTGGTTGTACCTGTTTTTAATGCGCCCCCCATATTTGTCATGATCGTCTCTCAGGCGTTTAATGCCGTCATACTACCCTTAACCGTAGGGGCGATTTTTTATCTGGGAAACAGAAAGGACCTATTGGGCGAATACCAGAATTCCTTTACAACAAATACTATTCTCCTGGCCATTCTTCTTTTTTCCATTTTCACTTCGATCATTGGGATTAAAGGGGTTTGGGAGTCAATCATCCAATAA
- a CDS encoding FadR/GntR family transcriptional regulator, protein MKLEVLANREKQAIQNDIISKIQHLINYKNLEPGDRLPPERTMAEKFGVSRRSLSKAIQKLEFYGLLKSKPQSGTYLANIGKLAMNGIIDNILELEEPDFKALTETRIGLELEIVQYSAKRRTQKNLEKIKTALDAFSEKILQGNDSLQEDILFHLEIAKASGNSALSTLMHLITPEIVGTYDRDRICEGDEALSEIKKHEDIYLAIKNRNSELAKEKMAIHFTRLREYLSNM, encoded by the coding sequence ATGAAGTTAGAAGTCCTCGCGAATAGAGAAAAGCAAGCTATCCAGAATGATATTATTTCAAAGATCCAGCATTTAATCAATTACAAAAATCTGGAACCGGGAGATAGACTACCACCAGAGAGGACAATGGCCGAAAAATTTGGTGTTAGCAGAAGAAGTTTGAGTAAGGCGATTCAGAAACTGGAATTCTACGGATTATTAAAGTCAAAGCCCCAAAGTGGAACCTATCTAGCCAATATTGGGAAGTTGGCTATGAATGGAATTATTGACAATATTTTAGAACTAGAAGAGCCAGATTTTAAGGCATTAACTGAAACCAGAATTGGACTTGAGTTAGAGATTGTACAGTATTCTGCCAAAAGGAGAACACAGAAAAACCTGGAGAAAATAAAAACAGCCTTAGACGCCTTTTCAGAAAAGATTCTTCAGGGCAATGATTCCTTACAAGAAGACATTCTTTTTCATCTCGAAATAGCCAAGGCCAGTGGAAACTCTGCCTTGAGTACGCTTATGCATTTAATTACTCCCGAAATTGTAGGAACATATGATCGGGATCGAATTTGCGAAGGGGACGAGGCCTTATCTGAAATTAAAAAGCACGAAGATATTTACCTCGCTATCAAAAATAGAAATTCTGAACTGGCGAAAGAAAAAATGGCCATTCATTTTACTCGGCTCAGAGAGTATTTGAGCAATATGTAG
- a CDS encoding ribonuclease activity regulator RraA, which yields MKEDTRKKLEKISTATIATILFKRGLKYQFIQDVSPLKKMDKSMVGEAFTLRYIPAREDLNQVEVFRNPDHPQRKAVETCPAAAVLVIDSRKSARAASAGSILLTRLMVRGVAGVVTDGGFRDADLIAELDMPTFHQRPTAPTNLTLNQAIDINVPIGCGDVAVFPGDVIVGDNDGVMVIPAALADEVAEEGSRMTLFEDFVTERVLAGQTIIGLYPATDPQTLIEFEAWKKEKGIQE from the coding sequence ATGAAAGAGGATACACGGAAAAAACTCGAAAAAATAAGCACTGCGACCATAGCTACCATCCTATTCAAAAGAGGATTGAAATATCAATTTATTCAGGATGTCTCACCTCTGAAAAAGATGGACAAGTCTATGGTAGGGGAGGCTTTTACCTTAAGATACATTCCCGCCCGGGAAGATCTTAATCAGGTCGAGGTCTTCAGAAATCCGGATCACCCCCAACGAAAGGCAGTAGAGACTTGTCCAGCAGCTGCAGTATTGGTAATTGATAGTAGAAAAAGCGCCAGAGCAGCCTCGGCCGGATCAATTCTCCTTACAAGACTAATGGTTAGGGGAGTAGCAGGTGTGGTTACCGACGGAGGATTTCGGGATGCTGATTTGATCGCAGAATTGGATATGCCCACATTTCATCAACGCCCAACAGCTCCTACCAATCTTACCCTCAACCAGGCTATAGATATCAATGTTCCTATCGGATGTGGTGATGTGGCGGTTTTTCCCGGAGATGTGATTGTCGGTGATAATGATGGCGTAATGGTTATTCCCGCGGCCCTGGCTGATGAAGTTGCAGAAGAAGGAAGTCGAATGACCCTTTTCGAGGACTTTGTAACAGAAAGGGTGCTTGCGGGCCAAACGATCATTGGGCTATATCCGGCTACTGACCCACAGACCTTGATTGAATTTGAGGCATGGAAAAAAGAGAAAGGAATACAAGAATAG
- a CDS encoding polysaccharide lyase family 7 protein, whose translation MKIPFRLLFIFLLSITLLSCGTSTKESATDSQDSKPIYPADILSSADQWSIMLGNGEVFKDVKELEHKDYFYTVDDGAKWIVYKAPNGGITSPNSHNTRTELGQKERWTPESGGKLTASLKVMHVSTSGDARVAASYSVVVGQIHSDEGHKNEPLKIFYKKFPGHSKGSLYWNYEINTEGDNSGRWDFSTAIWGNDMSVVGSAPDSYPAEPEDGIELGEEFSYEILVSEGIMQLKFESEGHETKSFTKSLISSEYVNASDLPQQIVDLYVPIGQDGTERANAYAGELQFFKQGAYNQTNGRDPSLNMVWGTGSETYGGDVEQQYANGSYTEVWFRASSIGPASDTPKE comes from the coding sequence ATGAAAATCCCATTTCGCCTCCTTTTTATTTTCCTATTGAGCATCACCCTCCTGAGTTGTGGTACTTCTACTAAAGAATCCGCAACAGACTCTCAGGATAGCAAACCCATTTATCCAGCCGATATACTATCTTCTGCTGATCAATGGTCCATTATGCTAGGCAATGGAGAGGTATTTAAAGATGTAAAGGAGCTAGAACACAAGGATTATTTTTATACGGTGGATGATGGAGCCAAATGGATTGTGTATAAAGCTCCCAATGGAGGAATAACTTCTCCCAATTCGCATAATACGCGAACAGAATTGGGTCAAAAGGAAAGATGGACTCCTGAAAGCGGAGGTAAATTGACCGCTAGCTTAAAAGTAATGCATGTATCGACTTCCGGTGATGCAAGGGTTGCGGCCTCCTATTCAGTTGTAGTTGGGCAAATTCATAGTGATGAAGGACATAAAAATGAACCCCTGAAAATCTTCTACAAAAAGTTTCCAGGCCATTCGAAAGGATCTCTATACTGGAATTACGAAATCAATACGGAAGGGGATAATTCGGGACGATGGGATTTTTCAACGGCTATTTGGGGCAATGATATGTCAGTAGTCGGAAGCGCTCCCGATAGCTATCCTGCTGAACCTGAAGATGGCATTGAGTTAGGGGAAGAGTTTAGCTATGAAATCCTCGTTTCTGAGGGAATCATGCAACTCAAATTTGAATCTGAAGGGCATGAGACAAAAAGCTTTACAAAAAGCCTCATCTCATCTGAATATGTCAATGCATCGGATCTTCCTCAGCAAATTGTGGACTTGTATGTTCCGATCGGCCAGGATGGGACTGAAAGAGCAAATGCCTATGCAGGAGAATTACAGTTCTTCAAACAGGGAGCCTATAATCAAACCAATGGAAGAGATCCTTCTTTAAATATGGTTTGGGGGACTGGATCTGAAACTTATGGCGGAGATGTTGAGCAACAATACGCCAATGGTTCCTATACAGAAGTCTGGTTTAGGGCTTCATCTATTGGCCCTGCAAGTGATACGCCTAAGGAATGA
- a CDS encoding TIM barrel protein, with the protein MTTSRRSFLKKLGAAGSLATFTQFPLHASMFNQLEEELEVHVFSKHLQFLDYKEAAEIAAEIGFKGLDLTVRPKGHVLPENVESDLPKAIREIKKAGLSCEMITTAISDVANPMDMDVIKTAASEGVKYYRSNWFKFKEGISLEDSLDFYKEKIQQLSEVNKKHKIIGCYQNHSGTSIGASIWEVKHILETAHPQFFGSQYDIRHAVAEGGRSWSNGVKLLKDQIKTIVLKDFKWGKVKGKWQIVNVPIGEGMVDFTAYFKLLKSLGLKPPVCLHLEYPLGGADKGRYEITIDHKLVFEAMKRDLAAVQKLWKEA; encoded by the coding sequence ATGACTACTAGCCGAAGATCATTTCTCAAGAAATTGGGAGCCGCAGGAAGCCTGGCAACATTTACCCAGTTCCCTCTTCACGCCAGCATGTTTAATCAGCTTGAAGAAGAACTGGAAGTGCATGTTTTTTCCAAGCATCTGCAATTTTTGGATTATAAAGAGGCGGCGGAAATTGCGGCAGAGATTGGCTTCAAGGGACTGGACCTTACTGTCAGACCCAAAGGACATGTGCTTCCGGAAAATGTTGAATCTGATCTTCCAAAAGCCATTCGTGAAATCAAAAAGGCAGGACTTTCTTGTGAAATGATTACTACTGCTATTTCAGATGTGGCTAATCCTATGGATATGGATGTCATTAAAACGGCAGCATCTGAAGGAGTGAAATATTACAGAAGTAACTGGTTCAAATTTAAGGAAGGCATCTCTCTTGAAGATTCATTGGATTTTTATAAAGAGAAAATTCAGCAGCTGAGTGAAGTGAACAAAAAGCATAAGATCATAGGTTGCTATCAAAATCATTCCGGAACAAGCATTGGTGCTTCTATTTGGGAAGTGAAACACATCCTGGAAACAGCCCATCCGCAATTCTTCGGCTCACAATACGACATACGACATGCTGTGGCAGAGGGAGGAAGGTCATGGTCAAATGGAGTCAAATTGCTCAAAGACCAAATTAAAACCATCGTTCTTAAAGATTTTAAATGGGGCAAAGTAAAGGGCAAGTGGCAGATCGTCAATGTCCCTATTGGAGAAGGAATGGTTGACTTTACAGCCTATTTTAAGCTATTGAAAAGTTTAGGATTAAAACCGCCGGTTTGCCTTCATCTGGAATATCCCCTGGGAGGCGCAGATAAAGGCCGTTATGAAATCACCATAGACCATAAGCTTGTTTTTGAGGCTATGAAAAGAGACCTGGCAGCTGTCCAGAAACTTTGGAAAGAGGCATAA
- a CDS encoding chondroitinase-B domain-containing protein, giving the protein MKNLKQLLQLFIAFAFLSACQQNGSNTSVLVSNADELKEAISQAKAGTEIVMANGEWKDIQIRFIGKGTKDKPISLRAETAGKVLIQGKSDLKLGGEYLVVDGLYFSQGASPSRSVIQFFIDEDMLANHSRVTNCVIKDFNKSQRNKQDLWVLFKGRHNQLDHSYLAGKSNRGPTIRVDLAGNPSINNYHKINNNHFGPRPPKGGPSAETIQIGNSFTSMSPSYTMVENNLFERCNGEVEIISSKTNFNEFRNNVFYKSEGSLVTRHGNYCTVDGNYFIGDEKSPHAGGIRLIGTGHWVTNNYFYNLRGEIFRGPLAVMNGIPKSPLNRYIQVTDVVVAYNTWVNCQSPWQLGVGSNIDQKDVLPASEIRSETPIRTLVANNIIYNDKGDDMPLLRYDSIDGIDFQSNIIQNQGVAFRGVEGLAEKDFSLKELEENVWVPSTDLNDIEAHNGFGFDQIEKDLLGNSRKGGNSVGAVHGANAQKPNIMDLSKYGTNWYDPSPAASDPETHAVSTSEELAAAVVNAKAGDIIELTADQYEISSGLKINKKLQLQSADAGKKSTLVYTGAAETAAFEMNPQAQLMLKSVILKGSGKNYAFASLKENMSSLYNLEVEDSEISGFDYVLKAYKFSFSEYIKFTSTTIKNCNNGLELSAEDDDRGDYNAENVFIVDSQFEGIKRNVIDYYRGGYDESTVGGNLIVKGCTFTNSGAAEETGVLINTYGIINVAISDNKFQNNRVKLVARLWGAKNNSHADNLIQNSGRLIVEQNLPLKLMY; this is encoded by the coding sequence ATGAAAAACTTAAAACAGCTACTACAATTATTTATCGCATTCGCATTCCTGAGTGCTTGTCAACAAAATGGAAGCAATACATCCGTATTGGTTTCCAATGCCGATGAACTGAAGGAAGCCATCTCACAGGCGAAAGCAGGGACCGAAATTGTCATGGCGAATGGTGAATGGAAGGATATTCAAATACGCTTTATCGGAAAGGGAACCAAGGACAAGCCCATTAGCCTAAGAGCTGAAACAGCTGGGAAGGTGCTGATTCAGGGGAAATCTGATCTGAAACTGGGAGGTGAATATTTGGTGGTAGATGGACTTTATTTTAGCCAGGGAGCATCCCCATCTCGATCTGTTATCCAGTTTTTTATCGATGAGGATATGCTGGCAAATCACAGTCGGGTGACAAATTGTGTGATTAAGGACTTCAACAAATCTCAACGGAATAAACAGGACCTCTGGGTCCTATTCAAAGGAAGACATAACCAACTTGATCATTCCTACCTCGCAGGTAAATCAAATCGGGGACCTACGATCAGGGTAGATTTGGCTGGAAATCCAAGCATTAACAATTACCACAAGATCAACAACAATCATTTTGGCCCCAGACCTCCCAAAGGAGGACCTAGTGCTGAGACCATCCAGATTGGGAATAGTTTCACTTCTATGTCACCAAGTTATACGATGGTGGAAAATAATCTATTTGAAAGATGTAATGGAGAAGTCGAGATCATTTCCAGTAAAACCAATTTCAATGAATTTAGAAATAATGTGTTCTATAAAAGTGAGGGATCTCTCGTAACTCGTCATGGAAACTACTGCACCGTGGATGGCAATTATTTCATTGGGGACGAAAAATCACCTCATGCTGGTGGAATAAGGCTTATCGGAACCGGGCATTGGGTAACCAACAACTATTTCTATAACCTTCGCGGAGAAATATTCAGAGGACCGCTCGCGGTAATGAATGGAATTCCTAAATCACCTTTAAACCGCTATATCCAGGTTACAGATGTCGTGGTAGCCTATAATACCTGGGTGAATTGTCAGTCTCCCTGGCAATTGGGGGTAGGCTCAAACATCGACCAAAAGGATGTACTTCCTGCCTCTGAAATCAGATCTGAAACTCCCATTCGTACACTTGTCGCGAATAATATCATTTACAATGATAAAGGAGATGATATGCCCCTTCTTCGTTATGACTCTATCGATGGGATTGATTTTCAAAGTAATATAATCCAAAATCAGGGAGTCGCATTTAGAGGAGTTGAAGGACTGGCCGAGAAGGATTTCTCTCTGAAGGAGTTAGAAGAAAATGTTTGGGTTCCTTCCACTGATTTGAATGATATTGAAGCACACAATGGATTTGGATTTGATCAGATTGAAAAAGATTTGTTGGGGAATTCTCGTAAAGGAGGAAATTCAGTTGGGGCAGTACATGGGGCGAATGCCCAAAAACCCAATATCATGGATCTCTCTAAATATGGAACGAATTGGTATGATCCCTCCCCTGCTGCATCAGATCCAGAAACCCATGCTGTGAGTACTTCTGAGGAATTAGCTGCGGCAGTAGTCAATGCTAAAGCAGGTGACATCATCGAATTAACAGCAGATCAATATGAAATTAGCTCAGGGCTGAAAATCAATAAAAAATTGCAACTGCAATCTGCTGATGCGGGGAAGAAATCTACCCTTGTGTATACAGGAGCAGCTGAAACAGCTGCATTTGAAATGAATCCCCAGGCTCAGCTCATGTTAAAATCGGTCATCTTGAAGGGATCAGGCAAGAATTACGCATTTGCCAGCTTAAAAGAAAACATGTCCAGCCTGTACAATCTGGAGGTAGAAGACTCAGAAATATCCGGTTTCGACTATGTACTCAAAGCCTATAAATTCTCATTTTCCGAGTATATCAAGTTCACTTCCACTACTATCAAAAATTGTAATAATGGTCTTGAGCTTTCTGCCGAAGATGATGACAGAGGAGATTACAATGCGGAAAATGTTTTCATAGTAGATAGCCAATTCGAAGGAATTAAGCGTAATGTCATTGATTACTATCGAGGAGGATATGATGAGTCTACTGTTGGAGGGAATTTGATAGTAAAAGGATGTACCTTCACAAATAGTGGTGCAGCTGAAGAGACGGGAGTTTTGATCAATACCTACGGAATCATTAATGTGGCCATATCTGATAATAAATTTCAGAATAATAGGGTGAAACTGGTGGCCAGACTTTGGGGCGCCAAGAATAACTCACATGCAGACAATCTCATCCAAAACTCAGGCAGACTGATCGTTGAGCAGAATCTTCCCCTGAAATTGATGTACTAG